Part of the Chloroflexi bacterium ADurb.Bin180 genome is shown below.
GGAAATCGTCTTGCTCGATGTACAGCTCGCCCGAGAAGGGGATCTGCCGCGAGCCGGCCGACGGATCCTCCGGATTGTTCTCCGCATCCAGCCACTCTACCTGGCCCTGGGGATAGTTGTCAATGACCAGGCGCAGGGGCTTGAGCACGCCCATCACGCGCAGCGCGTGCTGGTTCAGGTCCTGCCGCAGGTGGTGTTCGAGCAGCTCGACCTCAACGGTCGAGTTAGTCTTGGCCACGCCAATGCCCTCGCAAAAACTGCGGATGGCTTGTGGCGTGTAGCCGCGGCGGCGCAGCCCGGACAGGGTCGGCATTCGCGGATCGTCCCAGCCCCGCACCAGGCCCTGCTCAACGAGCTGCTTGAGGATGCGCTTGCTCATCACCGTGTAGGTGAGGGCTAGCCGCGCGAACTCGGTCTGCTGCGGGTGATAGACGCCCAGCGTGTCCAGATACCAGTCGTAGAGCTCGCGGTTGTTCTCGAACTCGAGCGTGCAGATCGAGTTGGTAATGCCCTCGAGCGAGTCCGACAGGCAGTGGGCAAAGTCGTACATCGGATAGATGCACCAGGCATCGCCCGTGCGGTGGTGCGTGGCGTGCAGGATGCGGTAGATGACCGGGTCGCGCATCACAAAGTTGGGCGAGGCCATGTCGATCCTGGCCCGCAGGACGCGAGCGCCATCGGGGAACTCGCCCTGGCGCATACGCGCGAACAGGTCGAGGTTTTCGTCAACGGACCGGTCGCGGTAGGGGCTGGGCTGGCCCGGCTCGGTCGTCGTGCCGCGGTACTCCTTCATCTCTTCCTGGGTCAGGTCGCAGACGTAGGCCTTGCCCATCTTGATGAGCTGCACGGCATAGTCGTACAGCTTTTCAAAATAGTCGGAGGCATAGTACAGCCGGTCGCCCCAGTCGAAACCGAGCCAGTGCACGTCGCGAATGATGGCGTCGACGATCTCGGTGCTTTCCTTGGTCGGGTTGGTGTCGTCGAAGCGCAAGTTGCACAGCCCGCCAAAGTCGGCCGCCACGCCAAAGTTTAGCGCGATCGACTTGGCGTGACCGATATGCAGGTAACCGTTTGGCTCGGGAGGGAAGCGGGTGTGGACCCGTCCGCCGAACCTGTTGGTACGGATGTGCTCGCGCACCAGCTCACGGACAAAGTCAGTGGATGTGTTCGTCTCGCTCATCTAGGGTCTCCCGTAGGGTTGCCAAGGTCTCGATGTGCCAACCATTATACCTCGCCCTGGCCGTGTCGGCAACGGCCGCTCCTCCTGCCCACAGGTTGCCAGGTGTGGCAGGCGGTTACCGCGAGTCGCGCTGCCGGTCTGGCTGATGCATCCGGGGAGA
Proteins encoded:
- the glnS gene encoding Glutamine--tRNA ligase, translated to MSETNTSTDFVRELVREHIRTNRFGGRVHTRFPPEPNGYLHIGHAKSIALNFGVAADFGGLCNLRFDDTNPTKESTEIVDAIIRDVHWLGFDWGDRLYYASDYFEKLYDYAVQLIKMGKAYVCDLTQEEMKEYRGTTTEPGQPSPYRDRSVDENLDLFARMRQGEFPDGARVLRARIDMASPNFVMRDPVIYRILHATHHRTGDAWCIYPMYDFAHCLSDSLEGITNSICTLEFENNRELYDWYLDTLGVYHPQQTEFARLALTYTVMSKRILKQLVEQGLVRGWDDPRMPTLSGLRRRGYTPQAIRSFCEGIGVAKTNSTVEVELLEHHLRQDLNQHALRVMGVLKPLRLVIDNYPQGQVEWLDAENNPEDPSAGSRQIPFSGELYIEQDDFLEEAPRKWFRLSPGREVRLKHAYYVTCVRVVKDAAGNVVELHCTYDPESRGGWSQDGREVKGTLHWVSAAHAISAEVRLYERLFTVPDPLDHQEPFTSFLNSNSETVLTGCLVEPGLAGAVPGKVVQFLRQGYFCVDPDSTPGRLVFNRTVSLRDTWAKVASAGAKA